The Papaver somniferum cultivar HN1 chromosome 3, ASM357369v1, whole genome shotgun sequence genome includes a region encoding these proteins:
- the LOC113357525 gene encoding uncharacterized protein LOC113357525, translated as MGQALRRSTGKIRSSSLEASAPSVSSQIKNVEKPSISVPIEDKVISNKGETVDHDSAGEARMNTENILEEEKDSGYDAMLSQMVGRIKSKPGGKLEMGEAFVVEKYNRPMPKLRNTTIDSGRFEEKVVPPGTLNVNQIRYILQLHQGKAEDHNGHMDINQIAEKFRVDAAQLQKIFQFLSLPPEDINKDNMQEGD; from the exons ATGGGGCAAGCATTGAGAAGATCCACAGGTAAAATCCGAAGTAGTTCTTTAGAAGCATCAGCACCATCTGTTTCTTCACAAATCAAGAATGTTGAAAAACCTTCAATTTCTGTTCCAATTGAAGACAAAGTCATATCTAACAagggtgaaacagttgatcatgattCTG CGGGTGAGGCAAGGATGAATACTGAGAATATACTTGAAGAGGAAAAAGATTCAGGATATGATGCTATGCTTAGTCAGATGGTGGGTAGAATAAAGTCTAAACCTGGAGGGAAGCTTGAAATGGGAGAG GCATTTGTTGTGGAAAAGTATAATAGACCCATGCCAAAGCTGCGGAATACAACGATAGATTCTGGGCGCTTCGAGGAGAAAGTTGTTCCCCCAGGAACCTTAAATGTAAACCAAATCCGTTACATACTACAACTACATCAAGGCAAGGCTGAAGATCATAATGGACACATGGATATCAATCAGATCGCAGAAAAGTTCAGAGTTGACGCTGCGCAGCTCCAAAAGATATTTCAGTTCTTATCTCTTCCCCCCGAAGACATTAATAAAGATAACATGCAGGAAGGTGATTAG
- the LOC113357527 gene encoding mitochondrial thiamine diphosphate carrier 2-like: MEEPGPLKRALIDAAAGAISGGISRTVTSPLDVIKIRFQVQLEPTSSWAVLRKEMYGSSKYTGMMQATKDILREEGLPGFWRGNVPALLMVMPYTSIQFTVLHKFKTFVSGSSKAEDHIHLSPYLSYLSGALAGCAATVGSYPFDLLRTILASQGEPKVYTTMRSAFVDIVRSRGFRGLYAGLAPTLVEIIPYAGLQFGTYDTFKRWTLRLNRLRSSNQGSKLTSESLSSFQLFVCGLASGTCAKAVCHPLDVVKKRFQIIGLPRDPKYGARVEHHAYNGMFDALRRILVTEGWSGLYKGIVPSVIKAAPAGAVTFVAYEYTSEWLESHLT, encoded by the exons ATGGAAGAGCCGGGGCCGCTTAAACGGGCTTTAATTGACGCGGCTGCTGGGGCTATTTCTGGTGGCATATCTCGAACGGTAACATCCCCGTTGGATGTTATCAAGATTAGATTTCAG GTTCAATTGGAGCCAACTTCATCATGGGCAGTACTTCGGAAAGAGATGTATGGGTCGTCAAAGTATACTGGGATGATGCAGGCGACTAAGGACATTCTTAGAGAAGAAGGTTTACCG GGTTTTTGGCGTGGTAATGTCCCAGCGCTACTCATGGTCATGCCGTATACTTCTATACAATTTACGGTGTTGCACAAGTTTAAAACCTTTGTTTCAGGCTCATCTAAGGCAG AGGATCACATTCATTTGAGCCCTTACTTATCTTACTTAAGCGGAGCATTAGCGGGATGTGCAGCAACTGTTGGATCATATCCATTTGATCTCTTACGAACCATTTTAGCGTCACAAGGGGAGCCAAAG GTATATACAACCATGAGATCTGCCTTCGTTGACATCGTGAGAAGTCGTGGCTTTCGAGGGTTATATGCAGGATTAGCGCCGACTTTGGTTGAGATCATTCCTTATGCTGGCCTGCAGTTTGGCACCTATGACACCTTTAAGCGCTGGACCTTG CGGCTGAACAGGCTCAGATCATCCAATCAAGGTTCAAAACTTACAAGTGAAAGTCTCTCTAGCTTCCAGCTTTTTGTCTGTGGGTTAGCTTCTGGTACATGTGCCAAAGCCGTCTGCCACCCCCTTGATGTGGTCAAGAAGAGGTTCCAG ATTATAGGACTTCCCAGGGACCCAAAGTATGGAGCTCGGGTTGAGCACCATGCTTATAATGGCATGTTTGATGCCCTAAGGCGCATCTTGGTAACTGAGGGGTGGTCTGGTCTTTACAAGGGTATTGTCCCTTCTGTTATCAAAGCTGCTCCAGCGGGTGCTGTCACATTTGTAGCTTATGAATACACATCAGAATGGTTAGAATCCCACTTGACTTGA
- the LOC113361678 gene encoding ubiquitin-conjugating enzyme E2 E1-like has translation MFKKEVKTQHLQVAFRTKLFHLNMNNSGSIFLDILEEQEKSALTFSKMQAKLATTSRISVRYMTEKIIQQKYCYMPARKDAAARVVEEK, from the exons atgTTCAAGAAGGAAGTGAAGACACAACATTTACAG GTTGCATTTAGGACGAAATTATTTCACCTGAATATGAACAATAGTGGAAGTATTTTCCTAGACATCCTTGAAGAGCAAGAGAAATCTGCTCTTACCTTCTCTAAG ATGCAAGCCAAATTGGCAACAACCTCTCGAATCTCGGTCAGATATATGACAGAAAAGATCATTCAACAAAAATATTG TTATATGCCAGCAAGAAAGGACGCTGCTGCAAGGGTTGTAGAAGAAAAATGA